The genomic window GGTGAAAGAATAACGGCGATGAGGGTGACGATTATCATTACATTTGTTTGATGCGCAGACTCTCGGATTTGATTTACTTCCAAATGTAGTTGCTCAAACTTATTATTTAAAGTAATAATCTCTTGTTTTAATTCGTTTCTAACGGAAACTATTTTTTGATCTAATTCGTTTTTAACGGAATCTATCTCTTGTTTTAATTCGTTTTTAACGGAATCTATTTTTTGATTTAGTTCTGTTTTTACGGAATTTATTTCTTGTTTCAGTTCTGCCCTTAACAACTCCGATTTTGAATCGGTTCTGTCCCTTAAATCATTTATCTGTTGCGAAAGATAAAAATATGCTGTTTCGCTTATTTTTGCCATATTAGTTTCGTTTGACTCGGTTCCACTGGCAATTTCCTTTTTGGCTTTTGATAAATCCTCCATCGGCATACTCGTCACATCCTCTCCCCTGATTAATTTTACCATATTCGTGTAAGGACAACAACTGTTTTAATATAATGTTTTAATATAATGTTTGTGGTTATTTTATGATAATGTCACGTAGACGGAGAAAAAAATTTTTAAAATGTAGCATAATGTTGAAACCTTTTTGGGGATATATACGACTATATAGTGAAAAAAATTAAAAATTAGGAGTAATCGGTTTGAAAACATATAGATTTTTAGTACCAGTATTGTTATTGCTAGCCCTCTTCAGTCCTTTGGTTGCCGCTGCCCCTATATCTGGATCAGAAAACTATGCAGTTTCCCACAATGAAAGGGATTTTTTAAAGGAAAAAATAGACCACCTAAAATTATTATTGAACGTTTATCTCAATTTAAAAAGGATTGCATGTTTGAATCTTTGGGAGAACCTGCTGAATTTTATGTATGGTACGGTACTTTGACTTCCAATTGGACTGCCGGCATGATAACACATACTAATCTTTGCGGTTCAGATAGCTTTTTGTCAGAACAGGATACCACTACGATCCCTGGGACCCTGAAGAAATTTGGGTAAATTTCGATGAATACAGTAGTGATATGGATGCAGTATATTTATGGCCTTAAAGGAGATGCATGTAAAAGGCAGTCTGGTAGGCTGCCTTTTATACGATATTTTAATTTTTGAGACAGGTGGTGATTGATATTAAAAGAATTTACAAAATTGCTAAAAATTACATTTATTATTGTTGAATATAATCAAAGTGGACAATATTTCAAAATCCCTGAAGAATCTCTTCATGAAATAAATGATGCAGATGATTTATCTAAGTGGTTGTTTTATGACAAGGATTAAAATATCATTATAGAACATAACGGCAGTGAATCTACTATAAGGCTGAAGTATCTGGTTACATAAAATGGTATTGAAACATATTATTATGATTCTGCGGATCATTATATAGCCGATGATGTTCATATAAAAGCAAAGGAAGCATATTTTGGCTCAACTTATGAATATTTTTAGGATCTTACCTTATGGTTTAAACAGGGAATTTAATTTGTTCAATTATGCATTAACAATCAATAACTTCGATTCCACCAGATTGTGGATGGGATTCATTTGCTTGAGTATTTTTATTTCTTTAATTTCAGGCTTTTTTATAGGAGTGAATTTGATGTTAAGTTCTTATGTCTATATGACAAACCGTTTACATAGAAATTTTATTTTTAATTTGGCTTCATTTCAAAATTATTTTGGAGTAGCGGTTTATTCACTCTATGGATTATCCTTCATTATAATAACTCTTTATTGTACACATTTTTACGTCCCTAAAAAAGCAATAAAATTCCTAGGCACATTACTCATTATTTTTTCGATTATCATTATTACATCGGGCTGCAACTACTCAAAGAAACCTTTAACCGTAGAAATACCTACTGCCGATCAAAAATACATTTACTATAATTTTGAGAACTCATTACTGATTCCGGTCCCGGCAAAATCGAAAAATGTTCAGTCTTTTAAAGACGAGTGGCTAGATTCCCTGGATATTAAAAACAAACCATATATGTCATTTCTAAAGAGAGATTATATAAAAAGCTTGACAATAAAAGATGGTATAGTTTACATGGATTTTACTAAAGGAATCATTGATTACGGGCATTCAATAAATAACCCTCATTTTATTGTCTTTGCAATGGATGCGGTGGTAAAGAACTTTACCCAATTTGAAGGAATAAAAAGCATAAGACCAACAGTGGAAGGAGAAAAAAATATTGAAATAGCATCAGAAGGTTTAGCAGAAGAATATGGCAAAGGGCCTTTAGATAGATTGGTTAATATGGCTACCCTCTTCAGTGATATCAAAGGAAAAAATGTAATGATTTATGCAATCCAGAAAGATCTGCAAGAACCTATTTTAATACCTTATACCATACCTATTCCGGAAAAAATAATTATTGATGGCAAAATACTTGAAATTGATTCTATAAATAAAATTATTGAAAAAACTATAAATATACAATTTAAACCGGATGAATATTTCTCAAACGTTATTTCTCTTTTTAAAAAAATCTATGATGACCAAGAGTATACTTATAAGATAGAAGATAATATACTGAAAATATTTCTGCCGGAAAAACGGTATAATTCGGAGTTAAAACTGTTGGTAAAAAGCATAGCGATGTATGCATCTCAATTTAACTTGAAATTTGATATTTTCGTAGGTGAAAATAAAGTTGATGTAATTTGTGATTCTCAGTAATCGAACGGGAACCA from Biomaibacter acetigenes includes these protein-coding regions:
- a CDS encoding GerMN domain-containing protein is translated as MSIFISLISGFFIGVNLMLSSYVYMTNRLHRNFIFNLASFQNYFGVAVYSLYGLSFIIITLYCTHFYVPKKAIKFLGTLLIIFSIIIITSGCNYSKKPLTVEIPTADQKYIYYNFENSLLIPVPAKSKNVQSFKDEWLDSLDIKNKPYMSFLKRDYIKSLTIKDGIVYMDFTKGIIDYGHSINNPHFIVFAMDAVVKNFTQFEGIKSIRPTVEGEKNIEIASEGLAEEYGKGPLDRLVNMATLFSDIKGKNVMIYAIQKDLQEPILIPYTIPIPEKIIIDGKILEIDSINKIIEKTINIQFKPDEYFSNVISLFKKIYDDQEYTYKIEDNILKIFLPEKRYNSELKLLVKSIAMYASQFNLKFDIFVGENKVDVICDSQ